One window from the genome of Eucalyptus grandis isolate ANBG69807.140 chromosome 7, ASM1654582v1, whole genome shotgun sequence encodes:
- the LOC104454555 gene encoding U-box domain-containing protein 44 — MYERDRSFGELVSKLQASIRDVASLAKGSEAESEVLLEFGALAEKFVPILDDLSGNDGAKGSSPTRKAVESLDMEFGRAKALIRSPNPREPVKQIEELAHDLGRSLGLVLFARLDISTEIKQKISALHRELMNTNFATGRITSSSTSSEVGFDSESEVEVEEEKDIIEEIEEIEEEGINLDINDVALQLKYGDDDKLKFALLGLQDMVNGEVVNQDWISDESIVPILINRLSVGKQNSRLTVLRILRTLASRDAENKEKMADVSSLSVLVKSLSRDVEERREAVGLLLSLSDLNTVRRRIGRIQGCIVMLVAMLNSEDPVASSDARKLLNALSSNTQNALHMAEAGYFKPLVQYLKEGSDMSKILMASALSRMELTNQSKASLGEDGAINPLVKMFSTGKLEAKLSALSALHDLSSLTENIQRLVSSGIVSYLLQLLFSVTSVLMTLREPASAILARIAQSESVLVNPDVAQQMLSLLNLSSSTIQCHLLQALNSIAAHPNASKIKRKMREKGAFQLLLPFLTESNTKIRTDALKLLHTLSKDSPEELGEQLGESHLCTLVSITATSISMIEKAAAVGILSNLPIADKKATETMKRANLLPILLSTKSSSSATSTSTDQAELWLEESIAGVLIRFTSPSDKKLQHFSAEHGAILSLVKLLSSGSPLARARAATALAQLSQSSFSLAKYRRSRWLCVSPSSDALCQVHESFCGVKCTFCIVKAGAVAPLIRALECKEADEAVLDALATLVQDENCENGSNYLAKMSGVPALIKVLESGIVKAQEKALTILEKIFRSDEHRLKYGASAQMVLIDLAQSTNSRLKSTVARMLAQLELLQIQSSYF, encoded by the exons ATGTACGAGAGAGATAGGAGCTTCGGCGAGCTTGTATCCAAGCTCCAGGCGTCCATTCGGGATGTCGCTTCGTTGGCCAAGGGCTCTGAAGCCGAGAGCGAGGTTCTGTTAGAGTTCGGAGCTCTGGCGGAGAAGTTCGTGCCCATTCTCGACGATTTGAGCGGTAATGATGGGGCGAAAGGCTCGTCTCCCACGCGGAAAGCGGTCGAGTCGCTCGACATGGAGTTCGGGCGGGCTAAGGCTCTGATCAGGAGCCCCAACCCGAGAGAACCCGTGAAGCAGATTGAGGAGTTGGCTCATGATCTCGGTCGCTCCCTGGGGCTCGTGCTCTTCGCCAGGCTCGACATCTCCACGGAAATCAAGCAGAAAATCAGTGCTTTGCACAGAGAGCTGATGAACACCAATTTCGCCACCGGTCGAATTACCAGTTCGAGCACCAGCAGTGAAGTGGGATTCGATAGCGAAtcggaggtggaggtggaggaggagaaggatatCATAGAAGAGATAGAAGAGATAGAAGAGGAGGGAATCAATCTCGACATCAACGACGTGGCTTTGCAACTGAAGTACGGCGATGACGACAAGCTCAAATTCGCCCTTCTGGGGTTGCAAGATATGGTTAACGGGGAGGTGGTGAACCAAGACTGGATTAGTGATGAGTCCATTGTTCCTATCCTGATTAACCGGTTGAGCGTCGGTAAGCAGAATAGCCGGCTGACTGTCTTACGTATATTGAGAACCCTTGCTTCGCGGGATGCCGAAAACAAG GAGAAAATGGCGGATGTCAGTTCTCTATCAGTGCTAGTGAAGTCTCTGTCACGGGACGTGGAAGAGAGGCGGGAAGCAGTGGGATTGTTGCTTAGTCTCTCCGATCTCAACACGGTCAGGAGGCGAATTGGCAGAATACAAGGCTGTATTGTTATGTTGGTGGCTATGCTCAACAGCGAAGATCCGGTCGCCTCGAGTGATGCCCGCAAATTGTTAAATGCTTTGTCTAGCAATACACAGAATGCACTTCATATGGCTGAAGCAGGATATTTCAAGCCGCTCGTGCAGTACCTGAAAGAAG GTTCTGACATGAGCAAAATTCTTATGGCTTCTGCACTTTCGAGGATGGAGCTGACCAATCAGAGCAAAGCTTCTCTTGGGGAAGATGGGGCAATCAATCCCCTTGTCAAAATGTTCAGTACGGGGAAGCTTGAGGCTAAGCTGTCTGCATTGAGTGCACTGCATGACCTATCCAGCTTGACAGAGAATATCCAGCGTTTAGTCAGCTCTGGTATCGTGAGCTATCTACTTCAGCTACTTTTCTCTGTTACATCGGTTCTAATGACTCTCCGGGAGCCTGCATCGGCTATTCTCGCACGAATTGCTCAATCAGAATCAGTTTTAGTCAATCCAGACGTGGCTCAACAGATGCTCTCACTTTTGAATCTGTCGAGTTCAACAATCCAGTGTCACCTCTTGCAAGCTCTTAACTCCATTGCAGCCCATCCTAATGCAtccaaaattaaaaggaaaatgagggaGAAGGGTGCATTTCAACTACTCCTACCCTTTCTCACTGAAAGTAACACTAAAATAAGAACCGATGCGTTGAAATTACTTCACACTCTTTCTAAAGATTCACCAGAAGAGTTGGGAGAGCAGCTAGGCGAATCTCACTTATGCACTCTGGTCAGCATTACAGCAACCTCCATAAGTATGATTGAAAAAGCTGCAGCGGTTGGCATACTGAGCAATCTCCCTATTGCTGATAAGAAAGCGACAGAGACGATGAAGAGGGCTAATTTGCTGCCCATTCTGTTGTCAACAAAGAGTTCCAGTTCTGCGACTTCAACATCCACAGATCAGGCCGAGCTCTGGTTGGAAGAGAGCATTGCAGGTGTTCTGATTCGATTTACTTCTCCATCTGACAAGAAACTGCAACATTTTTCTGCAGAGCATGGGGCTATTCTATCCCTTGTGAAGTTGCTATCCAGTGGTTCACCACTTGCAAGAGCCAGAGCTGCGACTGCACTGGCTCAACTATCACAAAGCTCATTCTCCCTTGCAAAATATAGAAGATCGAGGTGGTTATGTGTGTCCCCTTCCTCCGATGCACTTTGTCAAGTTCACGAAAGCTTCTGCGGAGTCAAATGCACATTCTGCATTGTCAAAGCAGGCGCTGTTGCTCCACTGATTCGTGCGCTAGAATGCAAAGAAGCTGATGAAGCTGTTCTAGATGCACTTGCAACTCTTGTCCAAGATGAGAATTGCGAGAACGGAAGCAATTACTTGGCCAAAATGTCGGGTGTCCCAGCCCTGATAAAAGTTCTGGAATCAGGAATTGTGAAGGCTCAAGAGAAAGCATTAACAATACTAGAGAAGATCTTTAGATCCGATGAACACAGGCTAAAGTATGGAGCATCTGCGCAGATGGTGCTCATTGATCTGGCCCAGAGtacaaattccagattgaaaTCGACCGTCGCGAGAATGCTGGCGCAGCTTGAACTCTTGCAAATCCAGTCTAGCTACTTCTGA
- the LOC104454557 gene encoding U3 small nucleolar ribonucleoprotein protein IMP4 encodes MLRRNIRLRREYLYRKNLEGKERLLYEKKRKIKQALEDGKPIPTELRNEEAALRQEIDLEDENTAVPRTHIDDEYAHAMERDPKILLTTSRNPSAPLKQFVKELTIVFPNAQRMNRGGQVISEIIETCRAHDFTDVILVHEHRGVPDGLIVSHLPFGPTAYFGLLNVVTRHDIKDKKAIGTMPEAYPHLILNNFSTKLGQRTANILKHLFPVPKPDTKRIVTFANQSDYVSFRHHLYEKDGGPKSVELKEIGPRFELRLYQVKLGTVDQTEAQIEWVIRPYMNTSKKRKFIGD; translated from the exons ATGCTGCGCAGGAACATAAGGTTGAGGAGGGAGTACCTGTACCGGAAGAACTTGGAGGGCAAAGAGCGGTTGCTCTACGAGAAGAAGCGGAAGATCAAGCAAGCCCTTGAGG atgGGAAGCCGATTCCGACTGAGCTGAGGAACGAGGAGGCCGCGCTCCGGCAAGAGATCGACCTCGAAGATGAAAACACTGCCG TTCCGAGGACACACATTGATGATGAGTATGCACATGCCATGGAGAGAGATCCAAAAATATTACTCACTACATCTAGGAATCCGAGTGCTCCTCTTAAACAATTTGTAAAG GAATTGACAATTGTATTCCCTAACGCGCAGCGTATGAATCGTGGTGGTCAG GTTATATCTGAAATTATTGAAACCTGCCGAGCACATGACTTCACTGATGTGATCTTGGTTCATGAACATCGTGGTGTGCCGGATGGTTTGATAGTCAGCCATTTACCTTTTGGTCCAACTGCATATTTTGGATTACTCAATGTT GTTACAAGGCATGATATTAAGGACAAAAAGGCGATTGGCACTATGCCTGAGGCCTATCCTCATTTGATTCTTAACAACTTCTCAACCAAG TTGGGACAAAGAACGGCCAATATTTTGAAGCATCTATTTCCAGTGCCTAAGCCTGATACCAAACGCATTGTTACTTTTGCTAATCAGTCAGATTACGTTTCCTTCAG GCATCATCTTTATGAGAAGGATGGCGGTCCCAAAAGTGTCGAGCTTAAGGAAATAGGCCCTCGGTTTGAATTACGCCTATATCAG GTAAAGTTGGGCACGGTGGATCAGACTGAAGCGCAAATCGAATGGGTCATCAGGCCATATATGAACACATCAAAAAAGAGGAAGTTCATTGGAGACTGA